A genomic stretch from Glaciecola nitratireducens FR1064 includes:
- the aroQ gene encoding type II 3-dehydroquinate dehydratase translates to MNILVLNGPNLNLLGKREPEIYGSKTLDTILNELTDYANSRDAMLFHFQSNAEHELIARIQSVLLESSESNQAIDGIIINPAAFTHTSVALRDALLAVNIPFIEVHLSNVHQRESFRHHSYFSDIALGVIVGLGEQGYKFALDALITKLRNK, encoded by the coding sequence ATGAATATTTTAGTTTTAAATGGACCCAACCTGAACTTGCTAGGAAAGCGCGAGCCTGAAATATATGGTTCAAAAACGTTAGACACTATATTAAATGAGCTAACTGACTATGCGAATAGCCGGGATGCGATGCTTTTTCACTTTCAATCAAATGCAGAGCACGAGCTTATTGCCCGTATTCAATCGGTACTGCTAGAGAGCTCAGAATCTAACCAAGCGATTGACGGTATAATCATTAATCCGGCAGCCTTCACCCATACCAGCGTGGCCCTCAGAGATGCTTTACTGGCGGTGAATATTCCGTTCATTGAAGTGCATCTTTCAAACGTGCATCAGCGCGAAAGCTTTCGCCACCACTCCTATTTTTCAGATATTGCATTAGGCGTGATTGTTGGCTTGGGTGAACAGGGCTACAAATTTGCCTTAGATGCACTAATAACCAAGTTGAGAAACAAATAA
- a CDS encoding serine hydrolase domain-containing protein, which produces MRLIQSAITSSFIAIFLSSSAYAMQAKETSDKAYFPETNQWQTKPSEALGFDQSKLNEAINFAKSNEYSGSRDLRIAILKGFEREPFHEVLGPTKKRGGPTGLIIKNGYIAAQWGNPERVDMTFSVTKSYLSTIAGLAVDKQLIKNVSDPVANYVWSGEFEGRHNSKVTWEHLLNQSSDWSGDLFGIKDWADRPPREGDIDDWKNRALNEPGTVMEYNDVRVNLLAYSLLQTWRKPLPMVLKENLMDAIGASTTWRWFGYDHAWVTVDGMQMKSVTGGGHSGGGIFVNTVDQARFGLLFARDGQWDGQQIISSEWITRATQSSPANESYGYMWWLNKGPRKWEQVADESIYYAAGFGGNFVVIDKQHDMVIVTRWLEPNKIGEFVDLVLQSVK; this is translated from the coding sequence ATGCGCTTAATCCAATCTGCTATTACCTCAAGCTTCATTGCAATATTTCTCTCAAGCAGCGCATATGCAATGCAAGCTAAAGAGACTAGCGACAAAGCCTATTTCCCCGAAACCAATCAATGGCAAACAAAGCCTTCTGAGGCATTGGGTTTTGATCAGAGCAAGCTAAACGAAGCCATTAACTTTGCCAAAAGCAATGAGTACAGTGGTTCAAGAGACTTGCGTATTGCCATTTTAAAAGGCTTTGAACGAGAGCCTTTTCATGAAGTTTTAGGACCGACTAAAAAACGAGGCGGCCCGACGGGATTGATTATTAAAAATGGATACATTGCGGCACAGTGGGGCAATCCTGAGCGAGTAGATATGACGTTCAGTGTTACCAAAAGCTACTTGTCGACAATAGCCGGATTAGCAGTAGACAAACAGTTGATTAAGAACGTGTCTGATCCCGTTGCTAATTATGTTTGGTCCGGTGAGTTTGAAGGTCGTCACAATAGTAAAGTGACTTGGGAACATTTATTGAATCAGTCTTCGGATTGGTCGGGTGATTTGTTTGGTATCAAAGATTGGGCAGACCGTCCGCCTCGTGAGGGCGATATAGACGATTGGAAAAATCGAGCGTTAAACGAACCCGGTACCGTGATGGAATATAACGATGTACGCGTTAATTTATTAGCGTACTCTTTATTGCAAACGTGGCGTAAACCATTACCCATGGTGCTTAAAGAAAACCTGATGGATGCTATAGGTGCTTCAACTACTTGGCGCTGGTTCGGATATGACCACGCTTGGGTTACTGTAGACGGCATGCAAATGAAATCTGTTACCGGAGGCGGTCACAGTGGTGGCGGGATATTTGTAAATACTGTAGACCAAGCTAGATTCGGTTTATTGTTTGCACGTGACGGTCAATGGGATGGCCAACAAATCATTTCTTCTGAATGGATTACTCGGGCAACCCAGTCGTCACCGGCTAATGAGAGCTACGGCTATATGTGGTGGCTCAATAAAGGGCCGCGAAAGTGGGAGCAAGTTGCTGATGAGTCTATTTATTATGCAGCGGGATTTGGCGGTAATTTTGTGGTTATCGACAAACAGCACGACATGGTTATTGTGACGCGTTGGTTAGAGCCTAATAAGATTGGTGAGTTTGTAGACTTAGTTCTACAGAGTGTTAAATAA
- a CDS encoding FxsA family protein, whose amino-acid sequence MFGRLFLLFAILPILEIMLLLNVSDNIGGWNTFAIVLITAFFGAYFVRREGANTLRDVQLKMAEGQLPGKELSEGLLLLVAGVLLVTPGFITDIVGLLFTIPFTRAPIAAALVKSFMKSGNVQGGFTFHQQGFNANTSSGFTQNNDDGSVFDAEYEDRTNASKTSEETPAIDSKDDRKSEEPESISSSNTQSKKDTAESDEEKNRPN is encoded by the coding sequence ATGTTTGGTCGCTTATTTTTACTTTTTGCAATACTGCCTATTCTCGAGATTATGTTGCTGCTGAATGTGAGTGACAATATTGGTGGCTGGAATACTTTCGCAATAGTGCTTATCACCGCTTTTTTCGGCGCTTATTTTGTGCGCAGGGAGGGCGCGAATACGCTGCGTGATGTGCAACTGAAAATGGCAGAAGGTCAACTGCCGGGGAAAGAACTCAGTGAAGGCTTATTGTTACTGGTAGCAGGTGTGCTGCTAGTCACTCCCGGTTTTATCACAGACATTGTCGGCTTACTTTTTACTATCCCCTTCACCCGCGCACCCATTGCTGCAGCTTTGGTTAAGTCATTTATGAAGTCGGGCAATGTACAAGGCGGGTTTACATTTCATCAGCAGGGCTTCAATGCTAATACTTCCTCAGGATTTACTCAAAATAACGACGATGGCAGTGTATTTGATGCCGAGTATGAAGATAGAACCAATGCATCAAAAACAAGCGAGGAAACACCCGCTATTGATAGTAAAGATGACAGAAAATCTGAGGAGCCTGAGTCTATATCTTCTTCAAATACGCAAAGTAAAAAAGATACAGCAGAGAGCGATGAAGAAAAAAATCGTCCAAATTGA
- the accB gene encoding acetyl-CoA carboxylase biotin carboxyl carrier protein, which translates to MDIRKIKKLIELVEESGISELEITEGEESVRIHRGGSSSSVQYAPQMMQAPMMHAPAAQAPAAAVVETAAPAQTGHVVKSPMVGTFYRSSSPESKAFVEIGQSVNVGDTLCIVEAMKMMNQIEADKAGVVKEILVDNQEPVEFDQPMFVIE; encoded by the coding sequence ATGGACATTAGAAAAATAAAAAAACTTATCGAGCTTGTTGAAGAATCAGGCATATCTGAACTTGAAATTACTGAGGGTGAAGAATCAGTACGCATTCATCGTGGGGGCTCTTCTTCATCAGTTCAATACGCACCTCAAATGATGCAAGCGCCAATGATGCATGCTCCTGCTGCGCAAGCTCCTGCGGCTGCAGTTGTTGAAACTGCCGCTCCGGCGCAAACAGGACATGTGGTGAAGTCGCCAATGGTTGGCACTTTTTATCGCTCCTCTTCTCCTGAGTCAAAAGCCTTCGTTGAAATTGGCCAAAGTGTAAATGTAGGCGACACCCTATGCATCGTTGAAGCGATGAAAATGATGAACCAAATCGAAGCTGATAAAGCAGGTGTGGTAAAAGAGATCCTAGTGGATAACCAAGAACCTGTTGAGTTCGATCAACCGATGTTCGTTATCGAATAA
- a CDS encoding co-chaperone GroES, with amino-acid sequence MAIRPLHDRVIIKREEQESKSAGGIVLTGSAAEKSTRGKVIAVGNGRVLDNGDVKALDVKVGDMVIFSDGYGVKTEKLDGEEVLILSESDILAIVE; translated from the coding sequence ATGGCAATTCGTCCTTTACACGACCGCGTCATCATTAAACGCGAAGAGCAAGAAAGTAAATCAGCCGGTGGCATCGTATTAACGGGTTCCGCTGCTGAAAAATCAACTCGCGGCAAAGTAATTGCAGTGGGCAATGGTCGCGTTTTAGACAACGGCGACGTTAAAGCACTAGACGTAAAGGTAGGTGACATGGTCATCTTTAGTGACGGCTACGGCGTAAAAACTGAAAAATTAGACGGCGAAGAAGTTCTTATCCTTAGCGAAAGCGATATTTTGGCAATTGTTGAATAA
- a CDS encoding diguanylate cyclase: MKLSLRQFSQFVMPIIIGLALIVSLSMTFSASAQQSDANTLNLCVDPDWMPFEGLIDGKHTGIASDYLSLFSELTPYSFNILPTKSWKDTTDRLKAGDCDLTLMLNSSAEREKYLSFTLPYFFGPNVLVSKNDIPFMQDVSAIGDLSLGVVSGYRLLEEIPLYYPGVNIQVVPSEEAGLVAVEQGVLDVYVGSLYSTNLLIQQLELTSLRINGWISIQDKLRIGFTKPNEALVPIFNQAIDKITTAQHNETLYRWSNVQVIKETDYTLLYYFLAGGSLIILMLLWRYVVSAKVMTVLSNKNEELEQVKQALTSANKNLEYVSFHDDLTALYNRHYFMSALKTQFARLSREQINSVIMMVDLDFFKKINDQHGHMTGDKVLKEFAGVLTAALRAGDIAARWGGEEFIVLLPEANKTQSLSFAKRLMKAVEQQSFEADIQLTISIGMSQHKIGDSIESWIERADTALYQAKNEGRNCIKELA, translated from the coding sequence ATGAAGCTTTCATTAAGGCAGTTTAGCCAGTTCGTAATGCCTATAATTATCGGCCTAGCCTTAATTGTTTCTTTATCGATGACTTTCAGTGCTTCAGCCCAGCAGAGCGATGCGAACACCTTAAACTTGTGCGTCGATCCAGACTGGATGCCTTTTGAGGGGTTAATAGATGGGAAGCACACAGGTATAGCCAGCGATTATTTAAGCTTGTTTTCCGAACTAACACCCTACTCATTTAATATACTGCCAACAAAATCTTGGAAAGATACGACCGACAGACTCAAAGCTGGAGATTGCGATCTTACGTTGATGTTGAACAGCTCAGCCGAGCGCGAAAAATACCTGAGCTTTACCCTTCCTTACTTTTTTGGTCCCAATGTGCTAGTGAGCAAAAATGATATCCCGTTTATGCAAGATGTCAGCGCTATAGGTGATTTGAGTTTAGGTGTGGTTTCTGGTTATCGATTGCTAGAAGAAATACCGCTGTATTATCCGGGCGTTAACATTCAAGTAGTGCCTTCTGAAGAGGCGGGCCTCGTAGCAGTCGAACAAGGAGTTCTCGATGTCTATGTTGGCTCTTTGTACTCCACAAATTTACTCATACAGCAACTCGAGCTCACATCTCTTAGAATAAATGGTTGGATTTCTATCCAAGATAAATTGCGCATTGGTTTTACCAAGCCTAACGAGGCTTTGGTGCCTATCTTTAATCAGGCGATTGATAAAATCACGACCGCTCAGCATAATGAAACCCTATACAGGTGGAGTAACGTTCAAGTCATTAAGGAAACGGACTATACACTGCTTTATTATTTCCTTGCAGGCGGCAGCCTCATTATCTTGATGCTTTTGTGGCGCTATGTTGTTTCCGCGAAAGTAATGACCGTACTAAGTAACAAAAATGAAGAGCTTGAGCAGGTTAAACAAGCACTAACAAGCGCAAACAAAAATCTAGAGTACGTGTCTTTTCATGATGATTTAACCGCGCTTTACAATCGTCACTATTTTATGTCTGCGTTAAAAACACAATTCGCTCGTCTCTCGAGAGAGCAAATCAATTCTGTCATTATGATGGTTGATCTCGATTTCTTTAAAAAAATTAACGATCAACATGGACATATGACCGGCGATAAAGTGTTAAAGGAATTTGCTGGCGTTTTGACAGCAGCTTTGCGTGCTGGCGATATTGCGGCAAGGTGGGGAGGCGAAGAATTTATAGTATTACTGCCTGAAGCAAATAAAACACAGTCTCTGTCCTTCGCTAAAAGACTCATGAAGGCAGTTGAGCAACAATCCTTTGAAGCGGATATTCAACTAACGATCAGCATTGGCATGTCTCAACATAAAATAGGCGATAGCATTGAGTCTTGGATTGAACGCGCCGATACCGCGCTTTATCAAGCAAAAAATGAAGGCCGAAACTGTATTAAAGAATTAGCTTAG
- the groL gene encoding chaperonin GroEL (60 kDa chaperone family; promotes refolding of misfolded polypeptides especially under stressful conditions; forms two stacked rings of heptamers to form a barrel-shaped 14mer; ends can be capped by GroES; misfolded proteins enter the barrel where they are refolded when GroES binds), which produces MAAKEVRFGIDARNKMLNGVNILANAVKVTLGPKGRNVILEKSFGSPTITKDGVSVAKEIELEDRFENMGAQMVKEVASKANDEAGDGTTTATVLAQAIVVEGLKSVAAGMNPMDLKRGIDKAVIAAVAELKKLSTECADSKAIAQVGTISANSDEIVGQIIAEAMEKVGKEGVITVEEGQALHNELDVVEGMQFDRGYLSPYFMNNQENGTVELDAPYILLVDKKVTNIRELLPTLEAVAKASKPLLLIAEDVEGEALATLVVNNMRGIVKIAAVKAPGFGDRRKAMLQDIATLTGGTVISEEIGLELEKVQLEDLGTAKRVVITKDNTTIVDGAGDQESIEGRCNQIRAQIEDSSSDYDKEKLQERLAKLAGGVAVIKVGAATEVEMKEKKARVEDALHATRAAVEEGVVPGGGVALVRAAAALVNLTGDNEDQTLGIKLALRAMEAPLRQIASNAGAEASVVTNAVKNGEGNFGYNAANDTYGDMLEMGILDPTKVARSALQFAASIASLMITTEAMVAEAPKEDAPAMPDMGGMGGMGGMM; this is translated from the coding sequence ATGGCAGCAAAAGAAGTACGTTTCGGTATTGATGCTCGCAATAAAATGCTAAATGGCGTAAACATTCTAGCAAATGCAGTTAAAGTTACTTTAGGCCCAAAAGGTCGTAACGTTATTTTAGAAAAGTCTTTTGGTTCTCCAACCATTACTAAAGATGGTGTGTCAGTTGCGAAAGAAATCGAATTAGAAGATAGATTCGAAAACATGGGCGCACAGATGGTAAAAGAAGTTGCGTCTAAAGCAAATGACGAAGCTGGTGACGGCACAACAACAGCCACTGTTTTAGCGCAAGCTATCGTAGTAGAAGGTTTGAAATCAGTTGCTGCTGGTATGAACCCAATGGATCTTAAGCGCGGCATCGACAAAGCGGTTATCGCAGCTGTTGCAGAGCTCAAAAAGCTTTCTACAGAATGTGCTGACAGTAAAGCAATTGCACAAGTAGGTACTATTTCTGCTAACTCTGACGAAATTGTTGGTCAAATCATTGCTGAAGCAATGGAAAAAGTCGGCAAAGAAGGCGTTATTACCGTTGAAGAAGGCCAAGCACTTCATAACGAATTAGACGTTGTTGAAGGTATGCAGTTTGACCGCGGTTACCTCTCTCCTTACTTCATGAACAACCAAGAGAACGGTACGGTAGAACTTGATGCACCGTATATTCTATTAGTAGACAAAAAAGTCACCAACATTCGTGAGTTGTTGCCTACGCTTGAAGCTGTAGCGAAAGCATCTAAGCCATTGCTTCTGATTGCTGAAGACGTTGAAGGCGAAGCGCTAGCAACTTTAGTTGTTAACAACATGCGCGGAATCGTTAAAATTGCTGCTGTTAAGGCACCTGGCTTTGGCGACCGTCGTAAAGCAATGCTGCAAGACATCGCTACACTAACTGGCGGTACGGTTATTTCTGAAGAAATCGGCTTAGAGCTTGAAAAAGTTCAGCTTGAAGACTTAGGTACAGCAAAACGTGTTGTGATCACTAAAGATAATACAACGATTGTTGACGGTGCTGGCGATCAAGAAAGCATCGAAGGTCGTTGTAACCAAATTCGTGCACAAATTGAAGATTCGTCTTCAGACTACGACAAAGAAAAGCTTCAAGAGCGTTTAGCTAAATTAGCAGGCGGTGTTGCGGTAATTAAAGTAGGTGCAGCGACTGAAGTTGAAATGAAAGAGAAAAAAGCACGCGTTGAAGATGCACTTCATGCAACACGCGCAGCCGTAGAAGAAGGTGTTGTGCCTGGTGGTGGTGTTGCATTAGTTCGTGCTGCAGCTGCGTTGGTTAATCTAACTGGCGATAACGAAGACCAAACCTTAGGTATTAAACTCGCACTACGTGCGATGGAAGCTCCTTTACGTCAAATCGCATCTAACGCTGGTGCTGAAGCTTCTGTTGTTACTAATGCTGTTAAAAATGGTGAAGGTAACTTCGGTTACAACGCTGCAAATGACACATACGGTGACATGCTAGAGATGGGTATTCTTGACCCAACTAAAGTAGCTCGTTCTGCATTACAGTTTGCAGCATCAATTGCTAGCTTAATGATCACAACCGAAGCAATGGTTGCTGAAGCGCCGAAAGAAGATGCTCCTGCTATGCCTGATATGGGCGGTATGGGTGGAATGGGCGGCATGATGTAA
- a CDS encoding protein-disulfide reductase DsbD: MSLRSWALVAMAVLIAYPQACKAQIDVSPQTLFQDMPSFLKVDQAFQMDFEQSGNQLIVKWDVAEGYYLYKKQFSIEADGALLGEPIYPEASEIEDEYFGLSEVFKQDIEVVYPIIKADADAVIKVRFQGCAEAGLCYPPKQNDIYLTAVAMNNPIQEGESNPFDDASKINKSDSKDSLQDLFDEQPTFVKVEEAFGFSFEQVDGKLIVNWDIEDGYYLYKKQFKTVINNGELSEPVYPAATQIEDEFFGISDVFFEDMTVEYQIVWAKQDAAVKLRFQGCATAGLCYPPTTKVIYLNAVGEPVLTAANANGSSADNNSAPQSEQFQLADRLLSNDSFLITLGLFVLLGLGLAFTPCVFPMYPILSSIIVGAGKNKLTTSRAFFLSFVYVQGMAITYSLLGLVVASAGVQFQAALQSPTILIIFIILFVALAIAMFGGYEIQLPSKWQEKLNGVSNSQKAGNPIGVFIMGVISGLVASPCTTAPLTAILLVIAQSGDLTLGFTALYALSIGMGIPLILFGMTGGKLLPKAGQWMNVVKASFGFMMLSVAILFVERFIIADWTMLLWVALGLALFSYWFVVNLDSKTTFLKGVRTLVIMVGLVLSIIAGMNSTAKLGLHSFSLLGSTAQVQSSQYDINTKGHPEFMVVKNLEDLYGKVAAASADGKSVMVDLYADWCVACKEFESRTFPDPQVIKALENTVWMQIDLTDNTPEGLEFQEQFNITGLPTILFFDKNGYELPRGRVTGFMKAEPFAKHVEQLLNQG, translated from the coding sequence ATGTCACTTAGATCGTGGGCGCTAGTCGCAATGGCTGTTCTCATTGCCTATCCGCAAGCATGCAAAGCCCAAATTGATGTATCACCTCAAACTCTATTTCAAGACATGCCGAGCTTTCTAAAAGTAGATCAAGCGTTTCAAATGGATTTTGAACAATCGGGCAATCAACTCATCGTAAAATGGGACGTGGCAGAAGGGTATTATTTATATAAGAAGCAGTTCAGCATTGAAGCCGATGGTGCACTTTTAGGCGAACCAATTTACCCAGAAGCAAGCGAAATTGAAGATGAATACTTTGGTTTATCTGAAGTGTTTAAACAAGATATTGAAGTCGTTTATCCGATAATAAAAGCAGATGCGGATGCGGTTATTAAAGTAAGATTTCAAGGCTGTGCAGAAGCGGGACTATGCTATCCGCCAAAGCAAAACGATATTTATCTGACCGCCGTAGCAATGAACAATCCAATACAAGAAGGTGAGTCCAATCCGTTTGATGATGCTAGCAAGATTAATAAATCTGACAGCAAAGATTCCTTACAAGATTTATTTGATGAACAACCGACATTCGTAAAAGTAGAAGAAGCCTTTGGATTTTCATTTGAGCAGGTAGACGGAAAACTCATCGTCAATTGGGACATTGAAGATGGCTATTACCTTTATAAAAAACAATTCAAAACAGTCATAAATAACGGCGAATTAAGCGAGCCAGTTTATCCAGCTGCTACGCAAATTGAAGATGAATTCTTTGGTATTTCTGATGTCTTTTTTGAAGATATGACCGTTGAATATCAAATTGTCTGGGCAAAGCAAGACGCCGCGGTCAAACTCCGTTTTCAAGGCTGCGCGACAGCGGGTTTATGTTATCCGCCAACCACTAAGGTTATTTATTTAAATGCCGTTGGAGAGCCCGTTTTAACTGCTGCTAATGCAAATGGATCCTCAGCAGATAATAACTCAGCTCCACAGTCTGAACAGTTCCAACTAGCGGATCGTCTGCTATCAAACGACAGCTTTCTAATCACATTAGGTCTCTTCGTTTTACTAGGGCTCGGTCTTGCATTCACACCCTGCGTATTTCCAATGTACCCAATCCTCTCTAGCATTATCGTTGGCGCAGGAAAAAACAAATTAACCACATCAAGGGCCTTCTTCCTCTCGTTTGTATACGTACAAGGAATGGCGATAACCTATTCTCTATTGGGCTTAGTGGTTGCCTCTGCTGGCGTGCAATTTCAAGCAGCATTGCAATCGCCGACGATACTAATCATCTTCATCATTTTGTTCGTCGCATTAGCAATTGCTATGTTTGGCGGATATGAAATTCAATTGCCGTCAAAATGGCAAGAAAAACTAAATGGCGTAAGCAACAGCCAAAAAGCAGGTAACCCCATCGGCGTATTCATTATGGGCGTTATCTCAGGTTTAGTTGCATCTCCGTGCACTACTGCGCCGTTAACGGCAATTCTGCTGGTCATCGCACAAAGCGGTGACCTGACGCTAGGCTTCACTGCTCTTTATGCGTTGAGCATTGGTATGGGTATTCCGCTGATATTGTTTGGCATGACAGGCGGTAAATTACTACCAAAAGCGGGCCAATGGATGAATGTTGTGAAAGCAAGTTTCGGTTTCATGATGCTCAGTGTGGCCATTCTGTTTGTTGAGCGATTCATTATTGCTGACTGGACAATGTTGCTTTGGGTTGCTCTTGGTTTAGCCTTGTTTAGCTATTGGTTTGTGGTAAACCTTGACTCTAAAACAACCTTTCTTAAAGGCGTCCGTACGCTGGTAATTATGGTCGGCTTGGTGCTGTCTATTATTGCTGGTATGAATAGCACTGCAAAACTTGGTTTGCACAGTTTCTCACTTTTAGGATCTACCGCGCAGGTGCAAAGTTCTCAATATGACATTAATACAAAAGGCCACCCCGAGTTCATGGTCGTAAAAAACTTAGAAGACCTTTATGGCAAGGTTGCTGCAGCTAGCGCTGACGGAAAGTCAGTTATGGTCGACTTATACGCAGATTGGTGCGTTGCCTGCAAAGAGTTTGAATCTCGCACTTTCCCGGATCCCCAAGTAATCAAGGCGCTTGAAAACACAGTCTGGATGCAGATTGATCTTACTGACAACACGCCAGAAGGACTTGAGTTTCAAGAGCAATTTAATATTACGGGATTACCCACGATACTTTTCTTTGATAAGAATGGTTATGAGTTACCCAGAGGACGAGTTACGGGCTTCATGAAAGCAGAACCCTTTGCAAAGCATGTTGAACAATTGCTAAATCAGGGCTAA
- a CDS encoding response regulator, with protein sequence MALLEPLRVCVEELNESVSDLALPSLQSILSRITKACSDILCEKENFGQVATEVDQLLSQLISSTQKVSNPLLIETSAAVSDGAVEQNLSLAAKQNRRMSIAIVDDEKVSGMALAELVSEFNFNVEYFESIGELKKKQPKRQFDLVLLDILMPEVSTAQVFEFAAELTHLGTKVISHSGLFNFEMRLAAVRAGVVDFIVKPTSILGVIEKINRVLNLQKARDYRIVFIDDHKLMGEFYQTLLEDAQCEVYFMDSVEQMFSCLDDIYPDLFLLDMNMPGVSGLDAAKMIRQQKQFDFTPIVFLTGDEQLETKLAALQGGAEDVISKSTPPALVIDLLLTRLKRSLGVREFVSKDSLTGLLNHGQIMEAAMNSFRLAHRQKSNASIAMLDLDHFKSVNDTYGHAAGDKVLSGLGQLLSRSLRTTDYIGRYGGEEFMIVLVGASPEESVEKLNAIKDAFAAIDFEFKDTVFRATFSIGLADLAENDSLPHAINQADQALYASKVGGRNKISIFKE encoded by the coding sequence GTGGCGCTGTTGGAACCTTTGCGTGTTTGTGTTGAAGAACTCAATGAGTCTGTGTCTGACTTAGCTCTGCCTTCCTTGCAGAGCATACTGTCTAGGATCACCAAAGCGTGCTCAGACATTCTCTGTGAAAAAGAAAATTTTGGCCAAGTAGCTACTGAGGTTGATCAGTTGCTTAGTCAACTTATCTCTAGCACTCAAAAAGTATCTAACCCCCTGCTAATTGAAACTAGCGCCGCTGTTAGCGACGGAGCGGTGGAGCAAAACTTGAGTCTTGCCGCAAAGCAAAACAGACGAATGAGCATTGCTATTGTTGACGATGAAAAGGTCTCGGGAATGGCGCTTGCGGAATTGGTTTCGGAATTTAATTTTAATGTTGAATATTTTGAAAGCATAGGGGAGCTCAAGAAAAAGCAGCCTAAGCGTCAGTTTGATTTAGTATTGTTAGACATCTTGATGCCTGAAGTATCAACTGCACAAGTATTCGAGTTTGCTGCTGAGTTAACTCATCTAGGCACTAAAGTCATTTCTCACTCAGGACTATTTAATTTTGAAATGCGCTTGGCAGCGGTCCGCGCAGGTGTCGTCGACTTTATTGTAAAACCGACATCGATATTAGGCGTTATTGAAAAAATAAATCGTGTTTTGAATCTACAAAAAGCACGCGATTATCGAATCGTGTTTATCGATGATCACAAATTGATGGGTGAGTTTTATCAGACACTTTTGGAAGACGCTCAGTGTGAGGTTTACTTCATGGATTCAGTCGAACAAATGTTCTCTTGCTTAGATGATATTTACCCAGATTTGTTTCTTTTAGATATGAATATGCCAGGAGTGAGCGGGCTCGATGCAGCAAAAATGATCCGTCAGCAGAAGCAGTTCGATTTTACTCCCATCGTATTTTTAACGGGTGATGAACAGCTAGAGACTAAATTGGCTGCTTTGCAAGGTGGAGCCGAAGATGTTATTTCAAAAAGCACCCCCCCTGCTCTAGTTATCGATCTTTTGCTTACTCGATTAAAACGCTCATTGGGTGTTCGAGAGTTCGTATCAAAAGATAGCTTAACCGGTTTGCTGAATCACGGGCAAATTATGGAAGCGGCGATGAACAGCTTTCGTTTGGCCCATCGTCAGAAGAGTAATGCCTCTATCGCAATGTTAGATCTTGATCATTTTAAGAGTGTGAACGATACCTATGGTCATGCTGCTGGAGATAAAGTTTTAAGCGGGCTAGGGCAACTGTTATCGCGTTCTTTACGCACAACTGACTACATTGGTCGTTATGGTGGTGAAGAATTCATGATTGTCTTAGTGGGTGCTAGTCCAGAAGAATCTGTTGAAAAACTCAATGCCATTAAAGACGCATTCGCTGCAATCGACTTTGAATTTAAGGACACAGTATTTCGTGCTACTTTTAGCATTGGTTTAGCTGATTTAGCAGAAAACGACAGCTTGCCGCATGCAATCAATCAGGCGGACCAAGCCCTATATGCATCTAAGGTAGGTGGTCGTAATAAGATAAGCATTTTTAAAGAGTAG
- a CDS encoding STAS domain-containing protein, producing the protein MSEKTLQLPERFDFGYHSEFTEQYQARLADESVTEITLDFSRVGYLDSSALGMMVMFQKKAKSKNVPVKIKGAKDSAKDILQIANFDRLFNIV; encoded by the coding sequence ATGAGCGAAAAAACCTTACAACTTCCAGAGCGATTCGATTTTGGGTATCACAGTGAATTTACTGAGCAATACCAAGCAAGACTGGCTGACGAAAGTGTGACTGAAATTACTTTGGACTTTAGTCGCGTGGGGTATTTAGACAGTTCAGCTCTAGGCATGATGGTGATGTTTCAAAAGAAAGCTAAGAGTAAAAACGTGCCCGTGAAAATTAAAGGAGCAAAAGACAGTGCGAAAGACATTTTACAGATAGCTAATTTCGATCGCCTTTTCAATATTGTATAA